A DNA window from Terriglobia bacterium contains the following coding sequences:
- a CDS encoding DUF262 domain-containing protein: MDYNSSEQTIGWFKDRYLEGNLEIKPPYQRRPVWAARQKSNLAESILLGLPVPEIYIHSTTSAEGKTHYAVVDGQQRIRSILQFVGIDEEDSEKQFNGFALEGLEEDSLWRNTTFEDLTPKQREKFYGYKLSVRFLSDASEADVRDMFRRLNKFLTKLSDQELRNAIYSGPFIQLSNTLADDDYWAENRIVSPGIIRRMKDIEFISELLIGLMDGPQGGSGQIIDDYYLQMEEYEDEIPDQKTVKRLHERTLTAVQVIFPDIKKTRWRNRTDFYSLFVALGAILSGGAKKYKPEDVRNVLLEFAEQVNARISDEEAEVSDGAAAYTEAVKRGSSDKSRRAIRHQALLGLLAPLFRKKQN, translated from the coding sequence ATGGACTACAACTCCAGCGAGCAGACTATTGGGTGGTTCAAAGACCGCTATCTTGAAGGGAACTTGGAGATAAAGCCACCCTATCAAAGAAGGCCAGTGTGGGCAGCACGCCAGAAATCGAACCTTGCCGAATCCATTCTGCTGGGTCTTCCTGTGCCCGAAATATACATCCATTCCACTACAAGTGCCGAAGGTAAGACGCACTACGCAGTGGTCGACGGGCAGCAGCGTATCAGGTCGATTCTTCAGTTTGTGGGAATAGACGAGGAAGACAGCGAAAAGCAATTCAACGGATTCGCGCTGGAGGGTCTCGAAGAAGATTCTTTGTGGCGCAATACTACCTTTGAAGACCTTACCCCCAAGCAACGAGAAAAGTTCTACGGCTACAAGCTTTCCGTACGTTTCTTGTCGGATGCATCCGAAGCTGATGTTAGGGACATGTTCAGACGATTGAACAAGTTTCTCACAAAACTCAGTGACCAGGAGTTGCGCAATGCTATTTACTCTGGCCCGTTTATCCAACTCTCCAACACGCTTGCTGACGACGATTACTGGGCGGAAAATCGAATCGTGTCCCCCGGGATAATTCGACGGATGAAGGACATCGAGTTCATAAGCGAACTCTTGATTGGGTTGATGGACGGCCCACAAGGCGGGAGCGGCCAAATCATTGATGATTATTACCTGCAGATGGAAGAGTATGAGGATGAGATTCCTGACCAGAAAACGGTTAAGCGCCTTCACGAGCGCACGCTGACTGCCGTTCAGGTCATTTTCCCGGATATCAAGAAGACTCGGTGGCGCAATCGGACCGATTTTTATTCCCTTTTCGTAGCACTTGGAGCCATTTTGAGTGGAGGGGCCAAGAAATATAAGCCTGAGGACGTCCGCAATGTTCTTTTGGAGTTTGCGGAACAAGTCAACGCGAGAATCTCTGACGAAGAGGCCGAGGTTTCGGATGGGGCAGCCGCCTACACCGAGGCCGTGAAACGGGGCAGTTCTGATAAGTCACGCCGCGCAATCCGGCATCAGGCACTGTTAGGATTGTTGGCTCCGCTGTTCAGGAAGAAACAGAATTGA
- a CDS encoding Trm112 family protein, producing the protein MISKELLDILACPVCKAPLSLGTDTLKCSACRRVYPIRDGIPILLEDEGRIENE; encoded by the coding sequence ATGATCAGCAAGGAACTGCTCGATATCCTCGCCTGCCCAGTGTGCAAGGCGCCCCTCAGCTTGGGGACCGACACGCTGAAGTGTTCCGCTTGCCGCCGGGTTTACCCGATTCGAGACGGCATCCCGATCTTGCTGGAGGACGAAGGCCGGATCGAGAACGAGTAA
- a CDS encoding haloacid dehalogenase type II — translation MSDLDFSQFSWLTFDCYGTLIDWDRGILSTVRPILAAHGRDLSDAGILELFAAIERVEEVGEYRTYRQILESVMTKMAARLVFRISRDEMRSLPDALGDWAPFPDTVAALWQLKERYQLAVISNTDDDLFARTATHLEAPFDAVITAQQARSYKPALNNFRLALERLAAPREKVLHVAQSLYHDIAPANELGIASVWVNRSERAGASGSAAGAAQPDLIVPDMATLAAMATR, via the coding sequence ATGTCTGATCTCGACTTCTCCCAGTTTTCCTGGCTCACCTTCGACTGCTACGGCACCCTGATCGATTGGGACCGGGGAATTCTGTCCACGGTTCGTCCGATCCTGGCCGCGCACGGTCGCGACTTGAGCGACGCCGGAATTCTGGAACTGTTTGCCGCCATCGAGCGCGTCGAGGAAGTCGGCGAATACCGCACCTACCGGCAAATCCTGGAATCGGTGATGACGAAGATGGCGGCGCGCCTGGTGTTTCGCATCAGCCGCGACGAGATGCGGTCGCTGCCCGACGCGCTCGGTGACTGGGCGCCGTTTCCCGACACGGTCGCTGCGCTCTGGCAGTTGAAGGAGCGCTACCAGTTGGCGGTGATCTCCAACACCGATGACGACCTGTTCGCGCGCACGGCAACGCATCTCGAGGCGCCCTTCGACGCCGTCATCACGGCGCAGCAAGCGCGCAGCTACAAGCCGGCGCTGAACAATTTCCGTCTCGCGCTGGAACGCCTGGCGGCGCCGCGGGAAAAAGTGCTGCACGTGGCGCAAAGCCTGTATCACGACATCGCGCCCGCCAACGAGCTGGGAATTGCCAGCGTGTGGGTGAACCGGAGCGAACGCGCGGGAGCCTCGGGCAGCGCGGCGGGTGCGGCCCAACCCGATCTCATCGTGCCGGATATGGCAACGCTGGCGGCGATGGCGACGCGCTAA
- a CDS encoding EXORDIUM family protein, giving the protein MMARRKGLPWKVLVFVVLVASAALVGAQQTRDSKDLAPTGKGWGEASQQAPDRVDHAGVNGNAGLARITCPNGICYHGGPVMGSSPTIYYIWYGNWSGSGTSHPISDSAITQGLLNTLLDGLTGSPYEHINTTYSISGTAVTGNVTNGGDVSDNYSHGTALSDAAIKAVVSAKITSGALPSDSNGVYFVLTSSDVNETSGFCTQYCGWHTHGTIAGKDIKHAFVGNPDRCPSACEWQTTSPNNDSGADGMASIIAHEQEEAISDPDLNAWYDRRGAENADKCAWTFGTTHTASNGSLYNVTLASSNFLIQRNWVNAGGGSCAMSY; this is encoded by the coding sequence ATGATGGCTCGGAGGAAGGGTTTGCCTTGGAAGGTATTGGTATTTGTTGTGCTCGTGGCCAGCGCTGCCTTGGTTGGCGCGCAACAGACGCGGGATTCGAAAGACCTGGCACCCACCGGCAAGGGGTGGGGCGAAGCTTCGCAGCAAGCTCCTGATCGCGTGGACCACGCTGGGGTGAATGGCAACGCCGGATTGGCCAGAATCACCTGCCCCAACGGCATCTGTTACCACGGCGGGCCGGTGATGGGAAGCAGTCCCACCATTTATTACATCTGGTACGGCAACTGGAGCGGGAGCGGAACCAGCCATCCCATCTCGGATAGCGCCATCACACAGGGTCTGCTGAATACCCTCCTCGACGGGCTGACGGGCTCGCCGTACGAGCATATCAACACCACCTACAGCATCTCGGGAACCGCGGTTACCGGCAACGTGACCAATGGCGGGGACGTGTCGGACAACTACTCGCACGGCACGGCGCTGTCGGACGCCGCTATCAAAGCCGTTGTCTCGGCAAAAATCACCAGCGGGGCATTGCCGTCGGATAGCAACGGCGTCTACTTCGTGCTGACCTCATCGGATGTCAATGAAACATCCGGCTTCTGCACCCAGTACTGCGGGTGGCACACGCACGGCACCATTGCGGGGAAGGACATCAAGCACGCCTTCGTCGGCAATCCGGATCGCTGCCCGTCGGCCTGCGAGTGGCAGACCACCAGCCCGAACAACGACAGCGGGGCCGACGGCATGGCGAGCATCATCGCGCACGAGCAGGAGGAGGCGATTTCCGATCCCGATCTCAACGCTTGGTACGATCGCCGGGGCGCCGAAAATGCCGACAAATGCGCCTGGACCTTCGGCACTACGCACACCGCGTCGAACGGATCGCTGTACAACGTCACGCTGGCAAGCTCCAACTTCCTGATCCAGCGGAACTGGGTCAATGCCGGCGGCGGATCCTGTGCCATGAGCTACTGA
- a CDS encoding HD domain-containing protein: protein MKDFYVRDAAQFDNKVITTSLVVAAKQVKPKKTGEPYLALTLADRTGHIDAKVWDNVAEIMGTFEQDDFVKVRGLINKYNGRLQLTVHKLKRLEESEIDYSDYLPKTTKDVDELWRTLGEFVAGFKNPHLKALVENFMSDPEIAAAYRNAPAAKTLHHAYIGGLLDHVVSLCKLCDLACRNYPQVDRDLLLTGVFLHDIGKVHELSYARSFAYTTRGQLLGHMIIELEMLQAKLPADFPPQLKTLLEHLIISHHGHYEFGSPKLPMFPEALMLHYLDDLDSKMEAMRAHFEREAEVDSPWTSYNPSLARPLLDTAKFLRPKAAAAPPEPAAGEMAEPEEPPKPAEEPAAAAVAPSSETVPLERQVEALQNKFKPAGNHKGEAK from the coding sequence ATGAAAGATTTCTACGTCCGCGACGCCGCGCAGTTCGACAACAAAGTCATCACCACCAGCCTGGTGGTAGCCGCCAAGCAAGTGAAGCCGAAAAAAACCGGCGAGCCGTACCTGGCGCTCACCCTGGCCGATCGCACCGGGCACATTGACGCCAAGGTGTGGGACAACGTTGCCGAGATCATGGGGACGTTCGAGCAGGACGACTTCGTCAAGGTGCGCGGCCTGATCAACAAGTACAACGGCCGCCTGCAATTGACCGTGCACAAGCTGAAGCGGCTGGAGGAGTCGGAGATCGATTACTCCGACTATCTGCCCAAAACCACCAAGGACGTGGACGAGTTGTGGCGCACGCTGGGCGAGTTTGTGGCCGGATTCAAGAATCCGCACCTGAAGGCGCTGGTGGAAAATTTCATGAGCGATCCCGAGATCGCCGCCGCCTACCGCAATGCGCCCGCGGCCAAAACGCTGCATCACGCGTATATCGGCGGGCTGCTCGACCACGTGGTGTCGCTGTGCAAGCTGTGCGACCTGGCCTGCCGCAACTACCCGCAGGTTGACCGCGACCTGCTATTGACGGGCGTGTTCCTGCACGACATCGGGAAGGTGCACGAGCTTTCGTACGCGCGCTCGTTCGCCTACACCACGCGCGGGCAACTGCTGGGGCACATGATTATCGAGCTGGAGATGCTGCAAGCCAAGCTGCCGGCGGATTTTCCGCCGCAACTCAAGACGCTGCTGGAGCACCTGATCATCAGCCATCACGGGCATTACGAGTTCGGCTCGCCCAAGCTGCCGATGTTTCCCGAAGCGCTCATGCTGCACTACCTCGACGACCTCGATTCCAAGATGGAGGCCATGCGCGCGCACTTTGAGCGCGAAGCGGAAGTGGACAGCCCGTGGACAAGTTACAACCCTTCCCTGGCGCGTCCGCTGCTCGACACCGCGAAGTTCCTGCGTCCGAAGGCGGCGGCCGCTCCGCCGGAACCAGCCGCGGGTGAAATGGCGGAACCGGAGGAACCGCCAAAACCGGCGGAGGAGCCGGCGGCGGCGGCGGTGGCGCCATCGTCCGAGACCGTCCCTCTGGAGAGGCAGGTCGAGGCACTGCAAAACAAGTTCAAGCCTGCGGGTAACCATAAGGGAGAAGCGAAGTGA
- the arcC gene encoding carbamate kinase, whose translation MIETLVIALGGNAITRPGERGTIPQQFAHTAETLEHLVPLFRSDRRIVITHGNGPQIGNILIRSEEGERRVPPLPLDTCVSDSQGGMGYMIQRVADEMFRREGVRRECATVITQVVVDRNDPDFEHPSKPVGSFYSSEDLEKLKREKPHWRMKEIEPGRWRRVVPSPRPLDILEKDSIAAMLAAEVVVIACGGGGIPVAWDGPKLVGVEGVIDKDFASCLLAKQVRAHKLIIVTSVDQVAIAYHQPQQQWLSNITIECARRYLEAGEFPAGSMGPKIEAAIDFIENGGEECIITSTEKVAEAVEGNAGTRIVAAWGNRALAFNAT comes from the coding sequence ATGATCGAGACACTCGTTATCGCGCTCGGAGGCAATGCCATCACGCGTCCTGGTGAGCGCGGTACCATTCCCCAGCAGTTCGCGCACACCGCGGAAACGCTGGAACACCTGGTGCCGCTGTTCCGCAGCGACCGCCGCATCGTCATCACGCACGGGAACGGCCCGCAGATCGGCAACATACTGATTCGCTCCGAGGAAGGCGAGCGCCGCGTGCCGCCGCTGCCGCTGGACACCTGCGTGTCGGACTCGCAGGGCGGCATGGGCTACATGATCCAGCGCGTGGCCGATGAAATGTTCAGGCGCGAGGGCGTTCGACGCGAGTGCGCCACGGTGATCACGCAGGTTGTGGTGGACCGCAACGATCCGGATTTCGAGCATCCGTCAAAGCCGGTTGGGTCTTTCTATTCCAGCGAAGACCTGGAGAAGCTGAAACGCGAGAAGCCGCACTGGCGCATGAAGGAGATCGAGCCGGGACGCTGGCGGCGCGTCGTGCCTTCGCCGCGCCCGCTCGACATCCTGGAAAAAGATTCCATCGCCGCGATGCTGGCAGCCGAAGTGGTGGTCATCGCCTGCGGCGGTGGAGGCATTCCGGTCGCCTGGGACGGCCCCAAGCTGGTGGGCGTGGAAGGCGTCATTGACAAGGATTTTGCCTCCTGCCTGCTCGCCAAGCAGGTGCGCGCGCACAAGCTCATCATCGTCACCTCGGTGGACCAGGTCGCCATCGCCTATCACCAGCCGCAGCAGCAATGGCTTTCCAACATCACCATCGAGTGCGCGCGGCGCTATCTGGAAGCCGGTGAATTTCCTGCCGGCTCGATGGGGCCGAAGATCGAGGCAGCGATTGATTTCATCGAGAACGGCGGCGAAGAGTGCATCATTACCTCGACGGAGAAAGTTGCCGAAGCAGTGGAGGGCAACGCCGGAACGCGCATCGTTGCGGCTTGGGGAAACCGCGCGCTCGCCTTTAACGCGACATGA
- a CDS encoding BlaI/MecI/CopY family transcriptional regulator — protein sequence MRSGAPASLEMECLKVLWVQAEASVAQVRAGLPRPLAYTTVMTVLDRMCAKGLVQRRKRGRAWSYSAGLDLETARAEAVRRLLANLFESDSRALVRYLQGEGTARPRRRAAATSRIDDELL from the coding sequence GTGAGATCGGGCGCGCCGGCGTCGCTGGAGATGGAGTGCCTCAAGGTGCTCTGGGTCCAGGCCGAAGCGAGTGTCGCCCAGGTGCGCGCCGGACTGCCGCGCCCGCTGGCCTACACCACGGTGATGACCGTGCTCGACCGCATGTGCGCCAAGGGATTGGTGCAGCGCCGCAAACGCGGGCGGGCGTGGTCCTATTCCGCCGGGCTCGACCTGGAAACCGCGCGCGCCGAGGCGGTGCGCCGCCTGCTGGCTAACCTGTTCGAATCCGATAGCCGCGCGCTGGTGAGATATCTGCAGGGTGAGGGGACAGCGCGTCCACGGCGGCGCGCGGCGGCAACCTCGCGCATTGACGATGAGCTGCTGTAA
- the galE gene encoding UDP-glucose 4-epimerase GalE, with amino-acid sequence MRVLVTGGAGYIGCHGARALKRRGHEVVIYDNFNTGHRELAKGFELIEGDVGDAFTLARALRDIDAVMHFAAHSLVGESVQNPRKYFENNVCDGLVLLNTCLEAGVHKFIFSSSAAVYGNPREVPIAEDAPKQPVNPYGFSKLSFEYAMQSYDPAYGLRFVSLRYFNAAGCDESGEIGELHHPETHLIPAALQSATGARNQLQIFGEDYDTPDGTCIRDYIHVDDLAEAHVLALEHLAAGGASNILNLGTGKGHTVKEVITTIECVIERELPKRIVGRRPGDPPVLLADPSRAEKLLGWKATRSLEQMVASAWKFHQLYAQRTRAVSEN; translated from the coding sequence ATGCGCGTTCTAGTGACGGGCGGCGCTGGATACATCGGCTGCCACGGCGCGCGTGCCCTGAAGCGGCGTGGGCACGAGGTCGTGATCTATGACAATTTCAACACCGGCCACCGCGAGCTGGCCAAGGGATTCGAACTGATCGAAGGCGATGTAGGCGATGCCTTCACCCTCGCCCGCGCTCTCCGCGACATTGACGCCGTGATGCACTTTGCCGCCCACTCGCTGGTGGGCGAGTCGGTGCAGAATCCGCGCAAGTATTTCGAGAACAACGTTTGCGACGGCCTGGTGCTGCTCAACACCTGCCTCGAAGCCGGCGTCCACAAATTCATTTTCTCCTCGAGTGCCGCCGTGTACGGCAATCCCCGCGAAGTGCCCATTGCGGAAGACGCGCCCAAGCAGCCCGTCAACCCCTACGGCTTCTCCAAGCTTTCCTTCGAATACGCCATGCAGTCCTACGATCCCGCCTACGGCCTGCGGTTCGTGAGCCTGCGCTACTTCAACGCCGCCGGCTGTGATGAAAGCGGCGAAATCGGCGAGTTGCACCATCCCGAAACCCACTTGATTCCGGCCGCGCTGCAATCGGCCACCGGCGCGCGCAATCAACTCCAGATCTTCGGCGAAGACTACGACACCCCCGACGGCACCTGCATCCGCGACTACATCCACGTGGACGACCTGGCCGAAGCCCACGTGCTCGCCCTGGAGCATCTGGCCGCCGGCGGCGCTTCCAACATTCTCAATCTCGGCACCGGAAAAGGTCACACCGTCAAGGAAGTCATCACCACCATCGAGTGCGTTATCGAGCGGGAACTGCCGAAGCGTATCGTCGGCCGCCGTCCGGGCGATCCCCCGGTCCTGCTGGCTGATCCCTCGCGCGCCGAAAAGCTGCTCGGCTGGAAGGCCACCCGCTCCTTGGAGCAAATGGTCGCAAGCGCATGGAAATTCCACCAGCTCTATGCCCAGCGCACCCGCGCCGTTTCCGAAAATTGA
- a CDS encoding nuclear transport factor 2 family protein, translating into MKRIITTVLLVLAQVSISSAQQTKPGAPAGSRIPTATRLVVTFHDLERQLTIALRKNDAATLDRLLAGEFEVWTPQPPGEPVPRADWLQQRRSVGVPEAFSIRQMAVRGLDDHAVASFVLIEGAGARQTAQFVVDLWARSGGEWKLTDRYASQVPPAPYSGERKPTGKD; encoded by the coding sequence ATGAAGAGAATAATCACGACAGTCCTGCTCGTCCTGGCGCAGGTTTCGATCAGCTCGGCACAACAGACCAAGCCGGGTGCGCCGGCGGGCAGTCGCATCCCCACAGCAACGCGGCTGGTGGTTACCTTCCACGACCTGGAGCGACAATTGACGATTGCCCTGCGGAAGAACGACGCGGCCACGCTGGACCGCTTGCTTGCCGGCGAGTTCGAAGTGTGGACACCGCAGCCGCCCGGCGAGCCGGTCCCACGCGCCGATTGGCTGCAGCAGCGCCGGTCAGTTGGCGTGCCGGAGGCGTTCAGCATCCGCCAAATGGCGGTGCGGGGGTTAGATGACCACGCCGTGGCCAGCTTCGTTCTGATCGAAGGCGCCGGCGCACGACAGACTGCTCAATTCGTCGTTGACCTCTGGGCGCGCAGCGGCGGCGAGTGGAAACTGACCGATCGCTATGCTTCCCAGGTGCCACCCGCGCCATACTCGGGGGAGAGAAAGCCAACAGGCAAAGACTAG
- the ssnA gene encoding putative aminohydrolase SsnA: MIIENARILTFDSRNRVLDCGSVEVRDDGSIGEVCGAAALGRGPSDKNSRFDARGRLLMPALINCHTHLYSTLARGIALPGTPPKNFPEILKRLWWRLDRALNEQDVYSGALVGVMDSARCGVGTLVDHHSSPSAVSGSLDVIERAFREVGLRGVLCYETTDRNGPKNAQEGLDENIRFIERARKSDGLVNASFGLHASFTLSERTLRRCVEANDSLQTGFHVHVSEDRSDNEDARRKYGKSPVRRLHDAGVLDDRALAAHCIHVSGADIAALARRKINVVHNPQSNCNNAVGAARVLEMVEAGVLVGLGSDGYSPRMWDEFKTAFHVQKLRAGDPRVAYAEAYALALLNNRTIAKKICGMEIGRIEEGARADLALYDYFPPTPLTGDNIFGHALFGIAHAPVDSLIVNGRFVMRTREFVNVDERAVAEKAASCARELWRRF, from the coding sequence ATGATCATCGAAAACGCCCGCATCCTCACTTTCGATTCGCGCAACCGCGTGCTGGACTGCGGCTCGGTCGAGGTGCGCGATGACGGGAGCATTGGCGAAGTCTGTGGCGCGGCCGCCCTCGGCCGCGGACCGTCCGACAAGAACAGCCGCTTCGATGCTCGCGGGCGGCTGCTCATGCCCGCGCTCATCAACTGCCACACCCACCTCTACAGCACGCTGGCGCGCGGCATCGCGCTGCCCGGAACGCCGCCGAAGAACTTTCCCGAGATACTGAAGCGGCTCTGGTGGCGTCTGGACCGCGCGCTGAACGAGCAGGATGTTTATTCCGGCGCGCTGGTGGGCGTGATGGATTCGGCGCGCTGCGGCGTCGGCACGCTGGTGGACCATCATTCCAGCCCATCGGCAGTTTCGGGCAGCCTCGACGTGATCGAGCGCGCCTTTCGCGAGGTCGGATTGCGCGGCGTGCTCTGCTACGAGACCACCGACCGCAACGGCCCGAAGAACGCCCAGGAAGGTCTCGACGAAAATATCCGCTTCATTGAGCGCGCGCGGAAATCGGACGGGCTGGTGAATGCCAGCTTCGGGCTGCATGCCTCGTTCACCTTGAGCGAGCGCACGCTGCGGCGCTGCGTTGAAGCCAACGACTCGCTGCAAACGGGATTCCACGTGCACGTCTCGGAAGACCGCAGCGACAACGAAGACGCGCGGCGCAAGTACGGCAAATCGCCGGTTCGCCGCCTGCACGACGCGGGCGTGCTCGACGACCGCGCTCTGGCCGCGCATTGTATTCATGTCAGCGGCGCCGACATCGCCGCGCTGGCGCGCCGCAAGATCAACGTCGTGCACAATCCGCAGTCCAACTGCAACAACGCCGTGGGTGCCGCGCGCGTGCTGGAGATGGTCGAGGCCGGCGTGCTGGTCGGGCTGGGCTCCGACGGTTACAGCCCCCGCATGTGGGACGAGTTCAAGACCGCGTTCCACGTGCAGAAGCTGCGCGCCGGCGATCCCCGCGTCGCCTACGCCGAGGCCTACGCGCTGGCGCTGCTGAACAACCGCACGATTGCGAAGAAAATCTGCGGCATGGAGATCGGTCGCATCGAAGAAGGCGCGCGCGCCGACTTGGCGCTTTACGACTATTTTCCACCCACGCCGCTCACCGGCGACAACATCTTCGGCCACGCGCTGTTCGGCATTGCGCACGCGCCGGTGGATTCCCTGATCGTCAACGGACGTTTCGTCATGCGCACTCGCGAGTTCGTCAACGTGGACGAGCGCGCCGTGGCCGAAAAAGCCGCGTCGTGCGCGCGCGAATTATGGAGAAGATTCTGA
- a CDS encoding pyridoxal-phosphate dependent enzyme, translating to MPAPRLQSEVGFGPTYSEMLHPETLPQSIRQRALAARANELDPINLYNITWRAPDNSIRHIVLPKELTGVEANIVVLVGREFPSGSHKVGPAYATLMEGELAGEIHQGENTIIGPSTGNFGIGVAYISKLKGYPAIVIMPEQMSAERYQRIRQYGGKLDLTPGSESDVILVLERTEEYKKDARNKVLAQFELLPNYRFHRHVTGASAVEAARAHGNGRVAAFVAAPGSAGTLAAGDEIKAQFPEAVICAPEPRECSTLSNNGRGTHRIEGIGDKMVTLIHNVLTTDYVMLIHDDDCVVGLELLQRRQAFVEKLLRLREGSLHAFEGVFGISGVCNIIGAIRLAKFLKLGPQDNVVTIATDGFDRYPSVLADLEKRKPLATEAALRDSFDAILRGGSPADILDVRPRQQKERLFRYKQETWSKFGYSDSYLESMKSQAFWEAEAAKVGEFDSALLRARKG from the coding sequence ATGCCAGCTCCTCGCCTGCAATCGGAAGTCGGGTTCGGTCCCACGTACAGCGAAATGCTGCATCCGGAAACGCTGCCGCAATCCATACGGCAGAGGGCGCTGGCCGCGCGCGCCAACGAACTCGACCCGATCAACCTGTACAACATCACCTGGCGCGCGCCGGACAATTCCATCCGCCACATTGTGCTTCCGAAGGAACTGACGGGCGTGGAAGCCAACATCGTCGTGCTCGTGGGACGCGAGTTTCCCTCGGGCAGTCACAAAGTCGGGCCTGCCTACGCGACGCTGATGGAAGGTGAACTCGCGGGCGAGATTCATCAGGGCGAGAACACCATCATCGGGCCTTCCACCGGAAACTTCGGCATCGGCGTGGCGTACATCTCCAAGCTCAAAGGTTATCCCGCCATCGTCATCATGCCGGAGCAGATGAGCGCCGAGCGTTACCAGCGAATCCGGCAATACGGAGGCAAACTCGATCTCACGCCGGGGTCGGAGAGCGACGTCATCCTGGTTCTGGAGCGCACCGAGGAATACAAGAAGGACGCGCGTAACAAGGTGCTGGCGCAATTCGAGCTGCTGCCGAATTACCGTTTCCATCGTCATGTCACGGGCGCAAGCGCGGTGGAAGCGGCGCGCGCGCACGGCAACGGACGCGTCGCAGCCTTCGTCGCAGCGCCCGGTTCGGCGGGAACGCTGGCCGCGGGGGACGAGATCAAAGCACAATTTCCCGAAGCGGTGATCTGCGCGCCAGAGCCGCGCGAGTGCTCGACCCTGTCTAACAACGGGCGCGGAACGCATCGCATCGAGGGCATTGGGGACAAGATGGTCACGCTCATCCACAACGTGCTGACCACCGATTACGTCATGCTGATCCATGATGATGACTGCGTGGTCGGATTGGAGTTGCTGCAACGGCGGCAAGCGTTCGTGGAGAAGCTGCTGCGGCTACGCGAAGGCTCGCTGCACGCATTCGAGGGCGTGTTCGGCATTTCGGGCGTGTGCAACATCATCGGCGCGATCCGTTTGGCAAAGTTCCTCAAGCTGGGCCCGCAGGACAACGTGGTGACGATCGCGACCGATGGCTTCGACCGCTATCCTTCCGTTCTCGCCGACCTGGAGAAGCGCAAACCGCTCGCCACCGAAGCAGCGTTGCGTGATTCGTTTGACGCGATTCTCCGCGGCGGGTCTCCGGCGGACATTCTCGATGTTCGTCCGCGCCAGCAGAAAGAGCGGCTGTTCCGCTACAAGCAGGAGACCTGGAGCAAGTTTGGGTATTCCGATTCGTATCTGGAGAGCATGAAGTCGCAAGCGTTTTGGGAAGCGGAAGCGGCGAAGGTCGGAGAGTTCGACTCAGCGTTGCTCAGAGCGCGCAAGGGCTGA